Within Oribacterium sp. oral taxon 102, the genomic segment CATAGCGGTATGCTGCCTCGATATCGTGAGAAATCATAATAATGCTGATCCCGTCCCTCTGATTCAGCTCCTGAATCAACCGATACATATCTGCGGTAACCCTCGGATCCAGCCCCGCGACCGGCTCGTCCAGAAGCAGCAGCTTCTTCGTCGCACAGAGCGCCCGCGCGAGCAGCACTCTCTGCTGCTGCCCGCCGGACAGCTCTCTGTAGCAGCGGTCCCTGAGCGCCGAGACGCCGATCTTTTCCATGTTTCGCTCCGCTTCCTCCTTCTCCGCCCTGCTGTAGAAGGGACGCAGACCGCAGCTTCCCTGGAAGCCGGACAGCACGATCTCCCAGACCGAGGCAGGAAAATCCCTCTGTACCAGCGTCTGCTGCGGGAGATAGCCGATCTCATTTTTCTTCAAACCGTCGCCCATGGACAGCTTCCCGCTGATCGGCGTCTGCAAGTGCAGAAGCGTCTTCATCAGTGTGCTTTTCCCTGCGCCGTTTTCTCCAATAATATAGAGGTAATCGCCTGACGAAAGCTGAAAGCTGATCGGAGCTGTTACCGTCTTCCCTTCATATCCGAAGCCCAGCTCCTCGCAAGTGATCAAAGCCATCTCCCCTGCCTCCTTACTCTTACCGGAGCGCCTCCTTCAGCACATCCAGATTCTTCTCCATAATCGACAGATAGGTCGCGCCGTTCTCCACATCCTTCGCTGTGGTCGACTGCATGGAATCCAGCGTCAGAACACTCTGGTTCTTCTCCTTCGTATTCTGGACGATCGTATCCGCGATTTTTCCGTCGGAGCTCTCGATCTTGAGCACGCTGTGCAGTCCCAGCTCGTCCATCTTCTTCGCGAGGAAGACAACGGTCTCGAAGCTCGCCTCTGTCTCGGCAGAGCAGCCTACAAATGCCGCATAGTAGTCCAGCCCGTAATCGTCCACCATATAGCGGAACGGGAAACGGTCGCCGAAAAGAACCGTCTTGTTCGGAGCTGCGTCCACCGCGGACTGGTACTCCTGATCCAGCGCGGAAAGCTTCTCCGTATATGCCGCAGCATTTGCCATATAGCTGTCTCTGTGCGCGCCATCCAGCTCCGCGAGATCCTCTGCGATCGCATTTACCAGCACCTTCGCATTCTTCAGAGAGAGCCAGACGTGCTCAT encodes:
- a CDS encoding metal ABC transporter ATP-binding protein, whose translation is MALITCEELGFGYEGKTVTAPISFQLSSGDYLYIIGENGAGKSTLMKTLLHLQTPISGKLSMGDGLKKNEIGYLPQQTLVQRDFPASVWEIVLSGFQGSCGLRPFYSRAEKEEAERNMEKIGVSALRDRCYRELSGGQQQRVLLARALCATKKLLLLDEPVAGLDPRVTADMYRLIQELNQRDGISIIMISHDIEAAYRYASHILYIGQTSFFGSRDAFVESETGKFYYRYRRGLEHDAAF